One genomic window of Actinoplanes lobatus includes the following:
- a CDS encoding cyclase family protein, which translates to MKVFDLAQPMRKGMPQSPNHPAYTHSLVRRHGDMVRAGGGSAANDILVMGTHVGTHVDALAHVSQDGLLHGGVVAADVQSDAGFARLGIDEFPPFVGRGVLLDVARVHGVEVLPPGYEVTAEDLSAACGDLTVNPGDAVLIGTGWSRHFQDGQTFLGTRDGVPGPGVDAARWLAEREIAVTGAETIAYEHIAPGAGHASLPVHRILLVEAGINIVETMLLSELADAGVAEFQFILAPLKLVGATGSPVRPLAVVPA; encoded by the coding sequence GTGAAAGTTTTCGACCTTGCGCAGCCGATGCGGAAGGGGATGCCACAGTCGCCGAACCATCCGGCCTACACCCATTCCCTGGTGCGCCGGCACGGTGACATGGTGCGGGCCGGCGGCGGGTCGGCCGCCAACGACATCCTGGTCATGGGTACGCACGTCGGCACGCACGTGGACGCGCTGGCGCACGTCTCGCAGGACGGGCTGCTGCACGGCGGTGTGGTCGCGGCCGACGTGCAGTCCGACGCCGGTTTCGCACGGCTCGGCATCGACGAGTTCCCGCCGTTCGTCGGCCGCGGTGTCCTCCTGGACGTGGCGCGGGTGCACGGCGTCGAGGTGCTGCCGCCCGGCTACGAGGTGACGGCCGAGGACCTCTCGGCCGCCTGCGGCGACCTCACCGTCAACCCGGGCGACGCGGTCCTCATCGGCACCGGCTGGTCACGCCATTTTCAGGACGGGCAAACCTTTCTCGGTACGCGTGACGGCGTGCCCGGCCCGGGAGTGGACGCCGCGCGCTGGCTGGCCGAGCGGGAGATCGCGGTGACCGGGGCGGAGACGATCGCCTACGAGCACATCGCCCCCGGCGCCGGGCACGCCAGCCTGCCGGTGCACCGGATCCTGCTGGTCGAGGCCGGCATCAACATCGTGGAGACGATGCTGCTCAGTGAACTGGCCGACGCCGGGGTGGCCGAGTTCCAGTTCATCCTGGCCCCGCTCAAGCTGGTCGGCGCCACGGGTTCGCCGGTGCGGCCGCTGGCGGTGGTCCCAGCATGA
- a CDS encoding WxL protein peptidoglycan domain-containing protein gives MRITRIAAAALALAALTAVPATPALATGNGEWAVTPTPAKNAGPTPRLYFFLDAAAGQTVKESVRVTNLGKDPKAFEIYGADAYNTVKDGGFALRTKDRQQTDLGAWVTSGAGKVTIPGGASADIPFTIAVPQSATPGDHVGGVVALEAEPSAVTQAGGATVKIQRAVAARVYLRVAGTIVPGLGVPSLRMDIGSPLLPVPVKGDLEYAVTNVGNVHLMPQATVRVTGLFGHPVKVSGSTPSSDMVPGSEGRFAMTADGIWPFDIVTTSVVVKADGGVYARRTDRAFVYSYSGAMILAVGIGSLIWATRRRIRSREVRPRGLVASR, from the coding sequence ATGCGGATCACCCGGATCGCCGCGGCGGCTCTGGCGCTGGCCGCCCTCACGGCCGTCCCGGCCACCCCGGCCCTGGCCACCGGCAACGGCGAGTGGGCGGTGACACCCACCCCGGCCAAGAACGCCGGGCCCACCCCGCGCCTCTACTTCTTCCTGGACGCGGCCGCCGGCCAGACCGTCAAGGAATCGGTACGCGTCACCAACCTCGGCAAGGACCCGAAGGCGTTCGAGATCTACGGCGCCGACGCCTACAACACCGTCAAGGACGGCGGGTTCGCGCTGCGCACCAAGGACCGGCAGCAGACCGACCTCGGCGCCTGGGTGACCTCCGGCGCCGGGAAGGTGACCATCCCCGGCGGCGCCAGCGCGGACATCCCGTTCACCATCGCCGTCCCGCAGAGCGCCACCCCCGGCGACCACGTCGGCGGCGTCGTGGCCCTGGAGGCCGAGCCGAGCGCCGTCACCCAGGCCGGCGGCGCCACCGTGAAGATCCAGCGCGCCGTCGCGGCCCGCGTCTACCTGCGGGTGGCCGGCACCATCGTGCCCGGCCTCGGGGTGCCCAGCCTGCGGATGGACATCGGATCGCCGCTGCTGCCGGTGCCGGTGAAGGGCGACCTGGAGTACGCCGTCACGAACGTCGGCAACGTGCACCTCATGCCGCAGGCCACGGTCCGGGTGACCGGCCTGTTCGGGCATCCGGTGAAGGTGAGCGGGTCCACGCCGTCCAGCGACATGGTCCCCGGCTCCGAAGGCCGGTTCGCCATGACCGCCGACGGCATCTGGCCGTTCGACATCGTCACCACCTCGGTCGTGGTCAAAGCCGACGGCGGTGTCTACGCCCGCCGCACCGACCGGGCCTTCGTCTACTCGTACAGCGGCGCCATGATCCTCGCCGTCGGAATCGGATCGCTCATCTGGGCCACCCGCCGCCGCATCCGCAGCCGTGAGGTCCGGCCCCGTGGGCTGGTGGCGTCTCGATGA
- a CDS encoding MmgE/PrpD family protein, with protein sequence MNLPLAQELGEFAAKVDPPERVRADVPTRILDVLGNSLAAYAEKDADAGPAALRAMRRWGGVPESTVLGSGDRLPAPSAAFVNGVLAHSLDFDDTHLPSVLHPSASVVPAALAAAEAGAPGDLIAAIAAGIEVTNRLGMAGCDPETGANLYFERGQHATSICGTIGAAVAVARLYELDAGKIADAIGIAVSMGAGVLEANRTGGSVKRSHCGWAAHGGVVAATLATEGLTGPPTVLEGRFGFFTAHTGRFTPEAVTDGLGERWELLRTVFKPYPSNHFTHAGIDCALALRAAGLDPDDVESAELGVAEPVLRTIAEPAAEKARPRSGYHAKFSGPYTLAVALTGGGGLGVGLDDFAALDPRRLELASRVRMYADEAATAAFPRAFAGVLRVRTRSGAVMEHRVDSSRGGPGHPLSAAEVTAKFTGNARRAISVDAVAALSDAVWRLGSGGPVSDVFPV encoded by the coding sequence ATGAATCTGCCACTCGCACAGGAACTGGGGGAGTTCGCGGCCAAGGTGGACCCGCCCGAGCGGGTGCGCGCGGACGTGCCGACGCGGATCCTCGATGTGCTCGGGAACAGTCTGGCCGCGTACGCCGAAAAGGACGCGGACGCAGGCCCCGCCGCACTCCGCGCGATGCGACGCTGGGGTGGCGTGCCCGAATCGACCGTCCTCGGCTCCGGGGACCGGCTGCCCGCGCCCTCCGCGGCGTTCGTGAACGGGGTGCTCGCCCACTCGCTCGACTTCGACGACACACACCTGCCGTCGGTGCTGCACCCGAGCGCATCGGTGGTCCCGGCAGCCCTGGCCGCGGCCGAGGCGGGCGCGCCCGGCGACCTGATCGCCGCGATCGCCGCCGGCATCGAGGTGACCAACCGGCTCGGCATGGCCGGATGCGATCCGGAGACCGGCGCGAACCTGTACTTCGAACGCGGCCAGCACGCCACCTCGATCTGCGGGACGATCGGCGCCGCGGTGGCCGTGGCCCGCCTGTACGAACTGGACGCCGGGAAGATCGCCGATGCCATCGGGATCGCCGTGTCGATGGGCGCCGGGGTGCTGGAGGCGAACCGTACCGGCGGCTCGGTGAAACGCTCGCACTGCGGCTGGGCGGCGCACGGCGGCGTGGTCGCGGCGACGCTGGCCACCGAGGGGCTGACCGGCCCGCCGACCGTGCTGGAGGGACGCTTCGGGTTCTTCACGGCACACACCGGCCGGTTCACGCCGGAGGCCGTCACGGACGGGCTGGGCGAGCGCTGGGAATTGCTGCGGACGGTGTTCAAGCCGTACCCGTCGAATCATTTCACCCACGCCGGGATCGACTGCGCGCTGGCGTTGCGCGCGGCCGGACTGGATCCGGACGACGTGGAGAGCGCCGAGCTGGGGGTGGCCGAGCCGGTGCTGCGGACCATCGCCGAGCCGGCCGCCGAGAAGGCGCGGCCGCGCAGCGGATACCACGCCAAGTTCTCCGGGCCGTACACCCTCGCGGTGGCCCTGACCGGGGGCGGCGGGCTGGGCGTGGGCCTGGACGACTTCGCGGCGCTGGACCCGCGGCGGTTGGAGCTGGCGTCCCGGGTGCGGATGTACGCCGACGAGGCCGCCACGGCCGCGTTCCCGCGCGCGTTCGCCGGCGTGCTGCGGGTGCGCACCCGCTCCGGGGCGGTGATGGAGCACCGGGTGGACAGCTCACGCGGCGGGCCCGGGCACCCGCTGAGCGCCGCCGAGGTGACCGCGAAGTTCACCGGCAACGCCCGGCGTGCGATATCGGTCGATGCGGTGGCGGCGCTGTCCGATGCGGTCTGGCGGCTCGGGTCCGGTGGGCCGGTTTCCGACGTGTTTCCGGTCTGA
- a CDS encoding ABC transporter substrate-binding protein gives MTSPSPRRPVDWPLLARAGAVLVAAVLAYTSCGTLMPGADSAGGASADGTGPGVTDDTVKVVFIGTDLTKTASMTGFKNADVGKPSEQVKAIEAYVNAHGGVAGRKLEAVYREYEASKDSPAAETTLCSQITQDDKAFAVILTGQLQSNARPCYAQRRTLMLDATLIADDRATFTQLDPYLWTASYPEYDAFATSFLSVLVQQKFFDGRKEAGLVAADTPANKSVYDKLVVPLLSKSGVTVAVNWIDTTSLGTLNSGLSQAAVNFRGKKIDRVFFLGGARLAPFFMTSAKAQSFTARYGISTFDSPIFMVNNPGTVPPESLAGMVGIGFAPANDVPDSQLAFPDTDAEKKCLDIYQQAGITFAKRENARVAFTYCDAALLLQGAAANLGPNLNAAAWGTAARALGPAFSTAGGFGGELGPDGYAAGTGYRILKYDTGCGCFTYDGPVTPLGQ, from the coding sequence ATGACATCGCCATCGCCGCGCCGCCCGGTCGACTGGCCGCTGCTGGCCCGCGCCGGCGCCGTGCTGGTGGCCGCGGTGCTCGCCTACACGAGCTGCGGCACCCTGATGCCGGGCGCGGACTCGGCCGGCGGGGCGTCGGCGGACGGCACCGGACCGGGCGTCACCGACGACACGGTGAAGGTCGTGTTCATCGGCACCGACCTCACCAAGACCGCCTCCATGACCGGCTTCAAGAACGCCGACGTCGGCAAGCCGTCCGAGCAGGTCAAGGCCATCGAGGCGTACGTCAACGCGCACGGTGGCGTGGCCGGGCGCAAACTGGAGGCCGTCTACCGCGAGTACGAGGCCAGCAAGGACTCCCCGGCCGCCGAGACCACCCTGTGCAGCCAGATCACCCAGGACGACAAGGCGTTCGCGGTGATCCTCACCGGACAGCTCCAGTCCAACGCCCGGCCCTGCTACGCGCAGCGGCGCACCCTGATGCTGGACGCCACCCTGATCGCCGACGACCGGGCCACGTTCACCCAGCTCGACCCCTACCTGTGGACCGCCTCCTACCCGGAGTACGACGCCTTCGCCACGTCGTTCCTGTCCGTTCTGGTCCAGCAGAAATTCTTCGACGGCCGCAAGGAGGCCGGTCTGGTCGCGGCCGACACGCCGGCCAACAAATCGGTGTACGACAAACTGGTCGTCCCGTTGCTCTCCAAATCGGGCGTCACGGTCGCCGTCAACTGGATCGACACCACCAGCCTCGGCACGCTGAACAGCGGACTGTCCCAGGCGGCCGTCAACTTCCGCGGCAAGAAGATCGACCGGGTGTTCTTCCTCGGCGGGGCCCGGCTCGCGCCGTTCTTCATGACCAGCGCCAAAGCACAGAGCTTCACCGCCCGGTACGGCATCTCCACCTTCGACAGCCCGATCTTCATGGTGAACAACCCGGGAACCGTGCCGCCGGAGTCACTGGCCGGGATGGTCGGCATCGGGTTCGCCCCGGCCAACGACGTACCGGACTCCCAGCTCGCCTTCCCGGACACCGACGCCGAGAAGAAGTGCCTGGACATCTACCAGCAGGCCGGGATCACCTTCGCCAAACGGGAGAACGCCCGGGTCGCCTTCACCTACTGCGACGCCGCGCTGCTGCTCCAGGGCGCCGCCGCCAACCTCGGGCCCAACCTCAACGCCGCCGCCTGGGGCACGGCCGCCCGGGCACTGGGACCAGCGTTCAGCACCGCCGGCGGCTTCGGCGGCGAACTCGGCCCCGACGGGTACGCCGCCGGCACCGGATACCGGATCCTCAAGTACGACACCGGCTGCGGCTGCTTCACCTACGACGGGCCGGTGACCCCCCTTGGCCAGTGA
- a CDS encoding WxL domain-containing protein, with product MKPTATKALIAALALAGVVAVQAPASAYGPTASSLGCRIYFSDAGTGSSPSTWADTFTLTQTPASPKPGQTVTVSFTAAEGSTNGPVPLTAGSVPVAVTVGISGSQTGTVTLNQASYPAGAVAAYAKLGGFTATGAFTAGAAGSLDLTVQQVKFANTTASTYCSAEGDRDHKASPVATTIVQPVTVFDGGATITSITGQTGTAAARSGNTINYSVTGLAANATLTASLKDSAGGGTGEGSGTGSTGATGAGTGTLAVPANATAGDRTVAITDGTNTVLVSITILGTPAITITPPGGGAGTVVTVKGTGFNPASTVTVGGYKALAGAPPPPATSDAAVTTTATATGGITATFTVNDPATAWIGASSGQLFALAAWTASADSCTAATGNVDGECDLTYELSQTVNGGALAMSRGTGSSTIAFDGITLNGTAQTAKGTLPAINVTDYRGSTLGWDLTAEVTDFKGVPGGTIPASALTWTPACVAHPGATNAVTAEAGTAGQAVNAATLCKGPVNTTTGTGGSFDASAALALAVPVNQLAGTYTATLTITLS from the coding sequence ATGAAACCCACCGCAACAAAGGCCCTGATCGCGGCTCTGGCCCTGGCCGGCGTCGTCGCCGTCCAGGCGCCGGCATCCGCGTACGGGCCGACCGCGAGTTCCCTTGGGTGCCGGATCTATTTCAGCGACGCCGGCACCGGCTCCTCCCCGAGCACGTGGGCGGACACGTTCACCCTGACCCAGACTCCGGCGTCGCCGAAGCCCGGCCAGACCGTGACCGTGTCGTTCACCGCGGCGGAGGGGTCCACCAACGGCCCGGTTCCGCTCACCGCCGGCTCCGTGCCGGTGGCCGTCACGGTCGGGATCTCCGGATCCCAGACCGGAACGGTCACGCTGAACCAGGCCAGTTACCCGGCCGGCGCCGTCGCCGCCTACGCCAAGCTCGGTGGCTTCACCGCCACCGGCGCCTTCACCGCCGGCGCGGCGGGTTCCCTCGACCTCACCGTCCAGCAGGTCAAGTTCGCCAACACCACGGCGTCCACCTACTGCTCGGCGGAGGGCGACCGGGACCACAAGGCGAGCCCGGTGGCCACCACGATCGTCCAGCCGGTCACCGTCTTCGACGGCGGGGCGACCATCACCTCGATCACCGGGCAGACCGGCACGGCCGCCGCCCGCTCCGGCAACACCATCAACTACTCGGTCACCGGCCTGGCCGCGAACGCGACGCTCACCGCGTCGCTCAAGGACAGCGCCGGCGGCGGTACGGGTGAGGGCAGCGGCACCGGCAGCACCGGGGCCACCGGCGCCGGCACCGGCACGCTGGCCGTCCCGGCGAACGCCACCGCGGGCGACCGCACCGTGGCGATCACCGACGGCACCAACACCGTCCTCGTATCCATCACGATCCTCGGCACGCCGGCGATCACCATCACGCCCCCGGGCGGCGGCGCCGGCACCGTCGTCACCGTCAAGGGCACCGGCTTCAACCCGGCCAGCACGGTCACGGTCGGCGGCTACAAGGCGCTCGCGGGCGCACCGCCGCCCCCGGCCACCTCCGACGCGGCGGTCACCACCACCGCGACGGCGACCGGCGGCATCACCGCCACGTTCACCGTCAACGACCCCGCGACCGCCTGGATCGGCGCATCGTCGGGTCAGCTGTTCGCCCTGGCCGCATGGACCGCCTCGGCGGACTCCTGCACCGCGGCGACCGGCAACGTCGACGGGGAGTGCGACCTCACCTACGAGCTCTCGCAGACCGTGAACGGCGGCGCGCTCGCGATGTCACGGGGCACCGGCTCCAGCACCATCGCGTTCGACGGCATCACCCTGAACGGGACCGCGCAGACCGCCAAGGGCACCCTCCCGGCGATCAACGTGACCGACTACCGCGGCAGCACCCTCGGGTGGGACCTGACGGCAGAGGTCACCGACTTCAAGGGTGTGCCCGGCGGCACCATCCCGGCGAGCGCCCTCACCTGGACGCCCGCCTGCGTGGCCCACCCCGGCGCCACCAACGCCGTCACGGCCGAGGCCGGCACCGCGGGTCAGGCGGTCAACGCCGCCACCCTCTGCAAGGGGCCGGTCAACACCACGACCGGCACCGGCGGCTCGTTCGACGCCTCGGCCGCACTGGCCCTGGCGGTGCCCGTGAACCAGCTCGCGGGCACCTACACGGCGACGCTCACGATCACCCTGAGCTGA
- a CDS encoding dihydroorotase, whose amino-acid sequence MSRYELLVRGGTLVVPYLGTIRADLATRDGKVAAIADSIPAEDADEVLDATGKLVFPGAVDAHFHLGIYRPLAVDAAEETRSSLVGGATTVLSYFRTGQHYLNRTGAYADIFPEVLDAVAGHAWTDYGFHLAPMDTAQVGEVSSLVDGSGVSSFKYYMFYKGFNLSANSRDAKSFTMSDEYDLGHLYQLMEAVAAANSSTDRRVSLSLHCEQAELMRLFIERVRANGDPQTLKAYSDARPPLTERVAIGEATTLARATDCAINLLHLSSGEALAAAREARAAMPEVDMRFEVTLHHLCLTHEELDAQGGLGGKVNPPIRSKNDTEALWAGVLDGTVGWVASDHACCLEEEKGDELWPALPGFGGTALLYPILISEGMHKRGLSPARVAELVSANPARAYGLDGRKGNLLPGFDADLAIIDPDLEQEVTTGLLLSGQDHCPFEGRKVRGWPVATVLRGRIAYRDGEVLGTPRGAFVAR is encoded by the coding sequence ATGAGCCGTTACGAACTGCTGGTACGCGGAGGCACCCTGGTCGTGCCCTACCTGGGAACGATCCGGGCCGACCTGGCCACCAGGGACGGCAAGGTCGCCGCGATCGCCGACTCGATCCCGGCCGAGGACGCCGACGAGGTCCTGGACGCGACCGGAAAACTGGTCTTCCCCGGCGCCGTCGACGCCCACTTCCACCTGGGCATCTACCGTCCGCTCGCGGTCGACGCGGCCGAGGAGACCCGGTCCTCGCTGGTCGGCGGCGCGACCACGGTGCTGTCCTACTTCCGGACCGGGCAGCACTACCTGAACCGGACCGGCGCCTACGCCGACATCTTCCCCGAGGTGCTCGACGCGGTCGCCGGCCACGCCTGGACCGACTACGGCTTCCACCTGGCGCCGATGGACACCGCCCAGGTCGGCGAGGTGTCCTCGCTGGTCGACGGCAGCGGCGTCAGCTCGTTCAAGTACTACATGTTCTACAAGGGCTTCAATCTGTCGGCGAACTCGCGCGACGCCAAGTCCTTCACGATGAGCGACGAGTACGACCTCGGCCACCTCTACCAGCTCATGGAGGCGGTGGCCGCGGCCAACTCTTCAACTGATCGACGCGTCTCGCTGTCACTGCACTGCGAGCAGGCCGAACTCATGCGGCTCTTCATCGAGAGGGTACGAGCGAACGGCGACCCCCAGACGCTGAAGGCCTACTCGGACGCCCGCCCGCCGCTGACCGAACGGGTGGCGATCGGCGAGGCCACCACCCTGGCCCGGGCCACCGACTGTGCCATCAACCTCCTGCACCTGTCCTCCGGCGAGGCCCTGGCCGCCGCACGCGAGGCCCGGGCGGCGATGCCCGAGGTCGACATGCGCTTCGAGGTGACCCTGCACCACCTGTGCCTCACCCACGAGGAGCTCGACGCGCAGGGCGGCCTCGGCGGCAAGGTCAACCCCCCGATCCGTTCGAAGAACGACACCGAGGCCCTGTGGGCCGGCGTCCTGGACGGCACCGTCGGCTGGGTCGCCTCCGACCACGCCTGCTGCCTCGAGGAGGAGAAGGGCGACGAACTGTGGCCGGCACTGCCCGGCTTCGGCGGCACCGCACTGCTCTACCCCATCCTGATCAGCGAGGGCATGCACAAGCGCGGCCTCTCCCCGGCCCGCGTCGCCGAACTGGTCTCCGCGAACCCGGCCCGCGCGTACGGCCTGGACGGCCGCAAGGGCAACCTGCTCCCCGGCTTCGACGCCGACCTGGCGATCATCGACCCCGACCTGGAACAGGAGGTCACCACCGGCCTGCTGCTCTCCGGCCAGGACCACTGCCCCTTCGAGGGCCGCAAGGTCCGCGGCTGGCCGGTGGCCACCGTCCTCCGGGGCCGCATCGCCTACCGCGACGGCGAGGTCCTGGGCACTCCCCGCGGCGCCTTCGTAGCCCGCTGA
- a CDS encoding CaiB/BaiF CoA transferase family protein, which produces MHSPLEGVRVVDASTLFAGPLAATILGDYGADVTKIEHPVKGDPARGHGPAKDGVPLWWTMLGRNKRTVTLNLGNEKGAEVAKNLFKDADVLIENFRPGTLERWGLGPDVLHEINPKLVIARVTTYGQFGPYSHRPGFGTLAEAMSGFAAITGEPDGPPTLPPFGLADGIAALTTAQAIMTALYHRDARGGTGQVIDLAIVEPMLTVLGMQAMVYDQLGQVQQRTGNRSVNNAPRNTYRTADGRWVAVSTSAQAIAERVMRLVGRPELIDEPWFATGVGRAAHADVLDEALSGWIGARDLATVTGAFERAQAAIAPVYDIADVFADPQFIARDSVTTAHDPTLGPVRMPGPLYRLSRTPGSIRWTGRPRGADTDDVLAGLGYDEGERAKLRAEGVI; this is translated from the coding sequence ATGCACAGCCCTCTCGAAGGGGTCCGCGTCGTCGACGCGTCCACCCTGTTCGCCGGACCTCTGGCCGCGACGATCCTCGGCGACTACGGCGCCGACGTGACCAAGATCGAGCATCCGGTCAAGGGCGACCCGGCCCGGGGGCACGGGCCGGCGAAGGACGGGGTGCCGCTCTGGTGGACCATGCTGGGCCGCAACAAGCGGACGGTCACCCTCAATCTGGGTAACGAAAAAGGCGCTGAGGTAGCAAAAAATCTCTTTAAAGACGCTGATGTCCTGATCGAGAACTTCCGTCCAGGGACCCTGGAGCGCTGGGGCCTGGGTCCTGATGTCCTGCACGAGATCAACCCAAAGTTGGTCATCGCGCGCGTCACCACGTACGGACAATTCGGACCGTACTCGCACCGGCCGGGGTTCGGCACGCTGGCCGAGGCCATGAGCGGGTTCGCGGCCATCACCGGTGAGCCGGACGGCCCGCCCACCCTGCCGCCCTTCGGTCTCGCCGACGGCATCGCCGCGCTGACCACCGCCCAGGCGATCATGACCGCCCTGTACCACCGCGACGCGCGGGGAGGCACGGGCCAGGTCATCGACCTGGCCATCGTCGAGCCGATGCTCACCGTCCTCGGCATGCAGGCGATGGTGTACGACCAGCTGGGCCAGGTGCAACAGCGGACCGGCAACCGATCGGTCAACAATGCGCCGCGCAACACCTACCGGACCGCCGACGGCCGCTGGGTCGCCGTCTCCACGAGCGCGCAGGCCATCGCCGAGCGGGTGATGCGCCTGGTCGGCCGTCCCGAGCTGATCGACGAGCCGTGGTTCGCCACCGGCGTCGGCCGGGCCGCGCACGCCGACGTGCTGGACGAGGCGCTGAGCGGGTGGATCGGGGCCCGCGACCTGGCGACGGTCACCGGGGCGTTCGAACGGGCGCAGGCCGCGATCGCCCCGGTCTACGACATCGCGGACGTCTTCGCCGACCCGCAGTTCATCGCGCGCGACTCGGTGACGACCGCGCACGATCCGACGCTCGGGCCGGTGCGCATGCCCGGCCCGCTGTACCGCCTCTCGCGGACGCCCGGCTCGATCCGCTGGACCGGCCGGCCGCGCGGCGCGGACACCGACGACGTGCTCGCCGGCCTCGGCTACGACGAGGGGGAACGGGCGAAGCTGAGGGCCGAAGGAGTCATCTAG
- a CDS encoding type II toxin-antitoxin system VapC family toxin: protein MKYVIVDTDAFSHLWQNTARATALSSHLTGAVPVISFTTVAEVHFGAAKKGWGQRRVDQLDEAIRRYVVAPYHDDLARLWGRLKSQAQQAAHPLGQSSETNDLWVCTTAIYHNAPLLTLNRRHFENFPGLALLS from the coding sequence ATGAAGTACGTGATCGTCGATACGGACGCGTTCTCTCACCTGTGGCAGAACACCGCCAGGGCAACCGCGCTCTCCTCCCACCTGACCGGCGCGGTTCCGGTGATCAGCTTCACCACGGTCGCCGAGGTGCACTTCGGGGCGGCCAAGAAGGGCTGGGGGCAGCGCCGCGTCGATCAGCTCGACGAGGCGATCCGCCGATACGTCGTCGCGCCGTACCACGATGATCTGGCCCGCCTGTGGGGACGGCTCAAGAGCCAGGCGCAACAGGCGGCACATCCACTCGGCCAGAGCAGCGAAACCAATGACCTGTGGGTCTGCACAACCGCCATCTACCACAACGCGCCGCTACTCACGCTCAACCGGCGGCACTTCGAGAACTTCCCCGGC
- a CDS encoding ABC transporter ATP-binding protein, protein MASDIVLQTTGLSGGYGSIQVLFGIDLTVRRGETVALCGPNGVGKSTLVRMISGLSRPSAGTVLLNGLDVTGVPGAKRPRLGMSTVIGQQAFGSLSVRDNLRMHTYPVNRGDEKPTTSVDGALAVFPRLRARADQPASTLSGGERQMLVLAKTLIQRPDVLLIDEFSLGLAPVVVGGLLELIRRLATAGVGTLLIEQSVNVAMSVADRLLFMEHGTIIAEHTPAELRESPDLARRLVLGGHAA, encoded by the coding sequence TTGGCCAGTGACATCGTCCTCCAGACGACCGGGCTCTCCGGGGGCTACGGCTCGATCCAGGTGCTGTTCGGCATCGACCTGACCGTCCGGCGCGGCGAGACCGTGGCACTGTGCGGGCCCAACGGCGTCGGCAAGTCCACCCTCGTCCGGATGATCTCCGGGCTCAGCCGGCCCAGCGCCGGCACCGTCCTCCTCAACGGGCTCGACGTCACCGGCGTGCCCGGTGCCAAACGGCCCCGGCTCGGTATGTCCACCGTCATCGGCCAGCAGGCGTTCGGCTCCCTCTCGGTGCGCGACAACCTGCGCATGCACACCTACCCGGTGAACCGGGGCGACGAGAAACCCACCACCTCGGTCGACGGGGCGCTCGCCGTCTTCCCCCGGCTGCGGGCCCGCGCCGACCAGCCCGCCTCCACCCTGTCCGGCGGGGAACGGCAGATGCTGGTGCTCGCCAAGACGCTCATCCAGCGGCCCGACGTGCTGCTGATCGACGAGTTCTCCCTCGGCCTCGCCCCGGTCGTGGTGGGCGGCCTGCTCGAACTCATCCGGCGGCTGGCCACGGCCGGGGTCGGCACACTGCTCATCGAACAGTCGGTGAACGTCGCCATGTCGGTCGCCGACCGGCTGCTCTTCATGGAACACGGCACGATCATCGCCGAACACACCCCGGCCGAGCTGCGCGAATCCCCGGATCTGGCCCGCCGCCTGGTACTCGGAGGGCACGCCGCATGA